TGGTAGAAGCAAAGCTAAATTTATTGATTTAGTTAAGATACTTAATAAGACTAAACGGTTTAGTTTTTTTATCCGATGGAAACATAACTATGCTCGAATATTTGTCTAAGTTTGAGGGTTCATCTCCTTTAAAGCCTTTTGTGTATGGGCCTGCTCTTCTCGTTCTCTTAGCAACTTCTATAGCAGCAGGCTTAAATTTTTATAAAGCACAAAAAGTTCAGAGCAATGCGACGGTAAGCGAACAGAGATCGACGATTGCTCCAAAGATTAAAACGATAACAGCATTGGGACGTTTGGAGCCTAAAGGAGAGGTTGTCAAACTTTCTGCACCAGCATCAGCTAAAGGAAGTCGGGTAGAACAACTCCTAGTTCGAGAAGGAACTAAAGTAAAACAAGGGCAGTTAATCGCTATTTTAGATAGTCGCGATCGCCTTGCGGCAGAACTATCAGAAGCACAAGAGCAAGTGCGAGTGACACAAGCAAATCTTGCCAAAGTCAAAGCAGGTTCCAAACAGGATGACATAGAGGCACAAAAAGCTATTGTTGCTCGCATACAAGAGGAAAGAAAGACAGAAATAGAAGCACAAAAAGCGACTATTGCTCGCATCCAGGCAGAGAAAGATAGGGCAATTGAGGCACAAAAAGCCATTATCGCCCGCCTAGAAGCAAAAAAAGTAACAGAAACAGAGGCACAAACAGCCACAATTGTTCAGTTCCAAGCACAAGTGGACAATGCTCAAGTAGAATACGAACGCTATCAAAAGTTGTATGAGGAGGGGGCGATCGCTGCATCTTTATTAGATGACAGGCGCTTAACTCTGGCAACAGCACAACAACTCGCACAAGTCAAAGCCAAACTTAAACGTGTAGAAGCCATTAGAGAACAGCAACTCGCAGAAGCCAGAGCCAACCTCAAACGTGTAGAAGCCTCTGGAGAACAGCAACTCGCAGAAGCCAGAGCCAACCTCAAACGTGTAGAAACATTAAGAAATCAGCAAATCAAGAAAAGCACAGCAACTTTAAATAGAATCGCTGAAGTACGTTCTGTAGACGTAGTAACAGCTCAAGCAGAAGTCAATCGTGCCTTGGCATCTGTGAAAAAAGCCGAAGCAAATCTCAGACAAGCTTTTGTGCGATCGCCTCAAGAAGGTCAAGTTTTCAAGATTCACACCCGTCCTGGGGAAGTTGTATCCAATGAAGGCATTGTAGAAATTGGACAAACCAGCCAGATGTATACAGTGGTAGAGGTTTATCAGAGTGATATCAACAAAGTGAGAATGGGACAGAAAGTACGCTTAACAAGTAAGTCTATGCCCGATGAATTGCAAGGAATAGTTGAGCGAATTGGCTGGCAAGTGCAGAGGCTGAACGTCGTTAATAGCCCTCCCACAAGCAATAAAGATGCAAGATGCGTGGAAGTGTACGTTCGACTTGATGAAACATCTAGTCGTAAAGCCGCAAAATTCTCTAATTTGCAAGTTACAGCAATGATTGATTTGTAAATGTTT
This genomic interval from Scytonema hofmannii PCC 7110 contains the following:
- a CDS encoding HlyD family efflux transporter periplasmic adaptor subunit; the protein is MLEYLSKFEGSSPLKPFVYGPALLVLLATSIAAGLNFYKAQKVQSNATVSEQRSTIAPKIKTITALGRLEPKGEVVKLSAPASAKGSRVEQLLVREGTKVKQGQLIAILDSRDRLAAELSEAQEQVRVTQANLAKVKAGSKQDDIEAQKAIVARIQEERKTEIEAQKATIARIQAEKDRAIEAQKAIIARLEAKKVTETEAQTATIVQFQAQVDNAQVEYERYQKLYEEGAIAASLLDDRRLTLATAQQLAQVKAKLKRVEAIREQQLAEARANLKRVEASGEQQLAEARANLKRVETLRNQQIKKSTATLNRIAEVRSVDVVTAQAEVNRALASVKKAEANLRQAFVRSPQEGQVFKIHTRPGEVVSNEGIVEIGQTSQMYTVVEVYQSDINKVRMGQKVRLTSKSMPDELQGIVERIGWQVQRLNVVNSPPTSNKDARCVEVYVRLDETSSRKAAKFSNLQVTAMIDL